From Thermoflexus hugenholtzii JAD2:
AAGCGCATCCGTCCCATGTTGGTTTTGCTGACCGGTCGGCTCTACCGGGAAGCGGACGAGGCGATGATCGCTCTGGCCGCCGCCGTGGAGATGCTGCACACCGCCACCCTGGTCCACGACGACCTGATCGATGGCTCCCTGCTCCGGCGGGGGATCCCAACCCTGAACGCCATCTGGACCCCGGCGGCAACGGTGTTGACGGGCGATTATCTGTTCGCCTACGCGGCCTCCCTGGCCGCGCAGACCGAGAACGTCCGCGTCATGGCCATCTTCGCACGCACGCTGATGACCATCTGCGAGGGGGAGCTGCGCCAGCAATTTGGAGACCGCGCCGCCATGCTGGATCGGGAGGATTATTTCCGACGGATCTATGCTAAGACGGCGGCGATGTTCGAGCTGGCCACCGAGGCGGCTGCCGTGCTGGCCCGGGCCCCTGAGCCCCAGGTGGAGGCCCTTCGGCGTTACGGGGTGGATCTGGGGATGGCGTTCCAGATCATGGACGACATCCTGGACTTCACCGGTGAGGCCCAGGTCTTGGGCAAGCCGGTCGGCAACGATCTGCGCCAGGGCCTGATTACCCTCCCGGTGCTCTTCTATTTGGAGGAGCACCCCGGGGATCCCGTCATCGACCGCATCCTGGCCGGGAGCTCCGGGGATGAGGACCTCATCCGCGAGGCGGTTGAGCGGGTGCGGAACTCGAAGGCGATCGCCCAGGCCCGGGCGGAGGCGGAGGCGTTCATCCGTCGCAGCCAGAGTTACCTCGAGAACCTCCCGGAGGGTCCGGCCCGAGAAGCCCTGCGGTTCCTCGGCGAACTCGTCCTGCGTCGGGATCATTGAGCTCCCCTGGCCGGGAGCGCTCGAAGAAGGGCAATGGACGTCTCGGTGATCGTGGTGAGCTGGAATGTATGGAGCTGGCTAGCTCCCTGCCTGCGCTCCATCCGGCAGGCCCTGGGGAGGCTGGAGGGGGAGATCATCGTGGTCGACAACGCCTCGACGGACGGGACCCCGGAGCGGGTGCGGGAGGCCTTCCCCGAGGTGCGGCTTCTGATCAACCCGGCCAACCGGGGTTTCCCGGCGGCGAACAATCAGGGGATGGCGGTCGCACGGGGCCGCTATTTCTTTTTGTTGAATCCGGATACCGTAGTTCTGGATCAGGCCATCGAGGAGCTGGTCACCTTTGCAGACGCCCATCCGGATGTGGGGGTGGTAGGTCCGCAGCTGCTCAACCCGGATGGGAGCGTCCAGTCCTCCCGCCGGCGGTTTCCCACCTTCTGGACTGCGCTGTTTGAGAGCACATGGTGGCAGCCCTGGGCGCCCCGCTCCATCCTGGCGCACTATTACGTCCTGGATCGCCCGGATCACGAGATCCAGGAAGTGGATTGGGTCACCGGGGCGGCCATGCTGGTCCGGCGGGAGGTGGTCGAGCGGGTCGGGCCTATGGACGAGGGGTTCTTCATGTATGCCGAGGAGCTGGACTGGTGCCGGAGGATCCGGCAGGCGGGCTGGCGGGTGTTCTACTATCCGCCGGCGAAAGTGATCCATTATGGGGGGCGAAGTAGCGATCAGGTGCCGGCCCTGCAGCATCTGGCCTTCCAGCGGAGCAAGATCCGGTATTTCCGAAAGCATCACGGTACGTGGGCCGCCGCCGCCCTGCGGGCCTTCCTGATCGCCCAGTATCTGTGGCAGATCGGCGTGGAGGGGAGCAAAGCCTTGCTGGGGCATAAGCCGGCCATGCGCCGGGAGCGCATGCGGATTTATATGCGGGTGGTCCAAGGGTTACTTTCCATCCCTTTCATAACGCAAGCGAGGTCCGATGGCATCTAAGGCCTTTCGGTTTTGGGCTCTGATTCTCTTCCTTCTGCCGTGGACGATCTACGCGCGGGTCATCTTTTTCCCGCTTTTCTATGACGATCTTCTCCACCTTGCCCTCATCGACGGGAGATCCTATCCGGAGCTGCTTCTGCCCCATCCGGGGCATTCGTATTATCGTCCGATGATCCTGCTGTGGACCTCCCTCCATCACAGGCTTCTGGGTCCACAGGCTGGATTATCTCTCCATTTCACCGTGTTGGCCGTTCACCTTCTAAACATCGCATGGCTGGTTCGGCTGCTCCGTCAACTGCGTGTTCCAAACGCGGTGGCGTGGCTGGGAGGGCTGATCTTCGGATTAATCCCCTATGATGAGCAGGTGATCCTTGTGCCTGCCTTCTCCCTTCACGTTTTTCAAGCGTTGCTCTTCCTGATCGGCGGCTCCCTTTTTCTCTCGTCCCTGAGCCCTGTTCACAAGCACATCCTGCTGAGCGTTGTGTTCCTGTTCGCCATGCTCACCCATGAGACCGTGGTTCTACTGGGGCCTTTCCTGGGCGGGTTGAGCATAGTCG
This genomic window contains:
- a CDS encoding glycosyltransferase family 2 protein, coding for MDVSVIVVSWNVWSWLAPCLRSIRQALGRLEGEIIVVDNASTDGTPERVREAFPEVRLLINPANRGFPAANNQGMAVARGRYFFLLNPDTVVLDQAIEELVTFADAHPDVGVVGPQLLNPDGSVQSSRRRFPTFWTALFESTWWQPWAPRSILAHYYVLDRPDHEIQEVDWVTGAAMLVRREVVERVGPMDEGFFMYAEELDWCRRIRQAGWRVFYYPPAKVIHYGGRSSDQVPALQHLAFQRSKIRYFRKHHGTWAAAALRAFLIAQYLWQIGVEGSKALLGHKPAMRRERMRIYMRVVQGLLSIPFITQARSDGI
- a CDS encoding polyprenyl synthetase family protein; the protein is MPPTAHSVQALVHIQEWLQGDLEQVETRMRAIPLTFEPLKTAVDHLLRAGGKRIRPMLVLLTGRLYREADEAMIALAAAVEMLHTATLVHDDLIDGSLLRRGIPTLNAIWTPAATVLTGDYLFAYAASLAAQTENVRVMAIFARTLMTICEGELRQQFGDRAAMLDREDYFRRIYAKTAAMFELATEAAAVLARAPEPQVEALRRYGVDLGMAFQIMDDILDFTGEAQVLGKPVGNDLRQGLITLPVLFYLEEHPGDPVIDRILAGSSGDEDLIREAVERVRNSKAIAQARAEAEAFIRRSQSYLENLPEGPAREALRFLGELVLRRDH